In the genome of Montipora foliosa isolate CH-2021 chromosome 3, ASM3666993v2, whole genome shotgun sequence, one region contains:
- the LOC137997285 gene encoding galactosylceramide sulfotransferase-like isoform X2, whose amino-acid sequence MGRSTRTYVRKALPSDGQPYESSTDLSWQQESDDDDREFEELLRGAKEHNEYEGNEELDDQKQTQETSTEDDAFAYDELRCQPHNNVAFLKTHKTGSSTLTNILNRYADLRELVTALPRQGLYRFGWPGYFNWNNVDLWRLNGEPANVLCNHARYRRRAMDVIMHSNTKYITILRDPVYQFESTFHYMELYRYFELTNYSSPMEIFLTKPREYLVNLTRALKTFPESMHLVRNGMFFDLGLSPGLQDDENGIRKAIQKIESEFSLVLIMEYFDESLVLLKREFCWDLDDVIYVKQNQRKPGNNSSTTVLSTQLKERIRDWNRADVLLYEHFNKTFWTKIKQHGPDFFKDLAELKRKNEEMKRDCVSPEEVTEIAFRLTGEIRAFKLNKRVSTFNRYLCQKMLTNEIQYINYFRSKLHPTSEYQRHLRSLGRARPLTKGWDSVIAERIRAHRVQMYGHVQPQFFPLRKQVLPQSGASLQNRSLLATAPDFR is encoded by the exons ATGGGTAG gTCTACCCGCACGTACGTGAGGAAGGCCTTGCCCTCAGATGGTCAGCCATACGAAAGCTCTACCGATCTGTCGTGGCAACAGGAATCCGATGATGACGACCGCGAGTTCGAAGAGTTATTGAGAGGTGCTAAAGAGCACAATGAGTACGAAGGTAACGAAGAGTTAGATGACCAAAAACAAACCCAGGAGACTTCAACAGAAGATGACGCTTTTGCCTATGATGAATTGAG GTGCCAACCTCACAACAACGTCGCTTTCCTTAAAACCCACAAAACCGGAAGCAGCACGCTTACCAATATCCTCAACCGTTATGCAGATCTTAGAGAGCTCGTAACGGCACTTCCACGGCAAGGTCTGTACCGATTCGGTTGGCCTGGTTACTTTAACTGGAACAATGTAGACCTTTGGCGCCTGAACGGTGAGCCAGCTAATGTCCTGTGCAACCACGCTCGTTACAGAAGACGAGCTATGGATGTAATAATGCACAGTAACACTAAGTATATCACAATACTCCGCGACCCCGTTTATCAGTTCGAGTCAACGTTTCATTACATGGAACTTTATCGTTACTTCGAATTGACAAATTACTCCAGTCCCATGGAAATTTTCCTAACTAAGCCTCGTGAATATCTCGTAAACTTAACAAGGGCTTTAAAGACATTTCCTGAATCCATGCATTTAGTGCGTAACGGGATGTTTTTTGATCTTGGTTTATCACCTGGGCTACAAGATGATGAAAATGGAATTCGTAAGGCAATTCAAAAAATTGAAAGCGAATTCTCCTTGGTGCTAATAATGGAGTATTTTGATGAAAGCCTTGTTCTTCTCAAAAGGGAATTTTGTTGGGACTTAGACGATGTCATATACgtcaaacaaaatcaaagaaaacctGGCAATAACTCTTCCACGACAGTTTTATCCACACAGCTCAAAGAAAGAATACGAGATTGGAATCGAGCAGATGTGCTCCTCTACGAACACTTTAACAAGACATTCTGGacgaaaataaaacaacatggTCCGGATTTTTTCAAAGACCTTGCAGAACTAAAGCGAAAAAATGAAGAGATGAAAAGGGATTGCGTCTCTCCAGAAGAAGTGACAGAAATTGCTTTTCGCTTGACTGGGGAAATACGCGCCTTCAAGTTAAACAAAAGAGTCTCTACTTTCAATAGATACTTGTGTCAAAAGATGCTTACCAATGAGATACAATACATCAACTATTTTCGGTCAAAGCTTCATCCCACTTCTGAGTATCAAAGGCATTTGAGATCCTTAGGCAGAGCTCGTCCGCTGACGAAGGGTTGGGATAGTGTCATTGCCGAACGAATAAGAGCGCACCGAGTTCAAATGTATGGACATGTTCAACCACAGTTTTTCCCTTTAAGAAAGCAAGTCCTCCCTCAAAGTGGGGCAAGTCTTCAGAACAGAAGTCTTCTCGCAACGGCTCCAGATTTCAGATGA
- the LOC137997285 gene encoding galactosylceramide sulfotransferase-like isoform X1: protein MKFIRFLVISFLALCLMCFTAILLLPRIQERNFIRIQSKTLSRYAEFFASKFSQLDGSTRTYVRKALPSDGQPYESSTDLSWQQESDDDDREFEELLRGAKEHNEYEGNEELDDQKQTQETSTEDDAFAYDELRCQPHNNVAFLKTHKTGSSTLTNILNRYADLRELVTALPRQGLYRFGWPGYFNWNNVDLWRLNGEPANVLCNHARYRRRAMDVIMHSNTKYITILRDPVYQFESTFHYMELYRYFELTNYSSPMEIFLTKPREYLVNLTRALKTFPESMHLVRNGMFFDLGLSPGLQDDENGIRKAIQKIESEFSLVLIMEYFDESLVLLKREFCWDLDDVIYVKQNQRKPGNNSSTTVLSTQLKERIRDWNRADVLLYEHFNKTFWTKIKQHGPDFFKDLAELKRKNEEMKRDCVSPEEVTEIAFRLTGEIRAFKLNKRVSTFNRYLCQKMLTNEIQYINYFRSKLHPTSEYQRHLRSLGRARPLTKGWDSVIAERIRAHRVQMYGHVQPQFFPLRKQVLPQSGASLQNRSLLATAPDFR, encoded by the exons ATGAAGTTCATTCGCTTTCTCGTGATTTCTTTCCTGGCCTTATGTCTCATGTGTTTCACGGCGATTTTACTGCTTCCTAGAATTCAGGAAAGAAACTTCATCCGGATCCAGTCCAAAACATTGTCGAGGTACGCTGAATTCTTCGCCTCCAAGTTCAGCCAATTGGATGG gTCTACCCGCACGTACGTGAGGAAGGCCTTGCCCTCAGATGGTCAGCCATACGAAAGCTCTACCGATCTGTCGTGGCAACAGGAATCCGATGATGACGACCGCGAGTTCGAAGAGTTATTGAGAGGTGCTAAAGAGCACAATGAGTACGAAGGTAACGAAGAGTTAGATGACCAAAAACAAACCCAGGAGACTTCAACAGAAGATGACGCTTTTGCCTATGATGAATTGAG GTGCCAACCTCACAACAACGTCGCTTTCCTTAAAACCCACAAAACCGGAAGCAGCACGCTTACCAATATCCTCAACCGTTATGCAGATCTTAGAGAGCTCGTAACGGCACTTCCACGGCAAGGTCTGTACCGATTCGGTTGGCCTGGTTACTTTAACTGGAACAATGTAGACCTTTGGCGCCTGAACGGTGAGCCAGCTAATGTCCTGTGCAACCACGCTCGTTACAGAAGACGAGCTATGGATGTAATAATGCACAGTAACACTAAGTATATCACAATACTCCGCGACCCCGTTTATCAGTTCGAGTCAACGTTTCATTACATGGAACTTTATCGTTACTTCGAATTGACAAATTACTCCAGTCCCATGGAAATTTTCCTAACTAAGCCTCGTGAATATCTCGTAAACTTAACAAGGGCTTTAAAGACATTTCCTGAATCCATGCATTTAGTGCGTAACGGGATGTTTTTTGATCTTGGTTTATCACCTGGGCTACAAGATGATGAAAATGGAATTCGTAAGGCAATTCAAAAAATTGAAAGCGAATTCTCCTTGGTGCTAATAATGGAGTATTTTGATGAAAGCCTTGTTCTTCTCAAAAGGGAATTTTGTTGGGACTTAGACGATGTCATATACgtcaaacaaaatcaaagaaaacctGGCAATAACTCTTCCACGACAGTTTTATCCACACAGCTCAAAGAAAGAATACGAGATTGGAATCGAGCAGATGTGCTCCTCTACGAACACTTTAACAAGACATTCTGGacgaaaataaaacaacatggTCCGGATTTTTTCAAAGACCTTGCAGAACTAAAGCGAAAAAATGAAGAGATGAAAAGGGATTGCGTCTCTCCAGAAGAAGTGACAGAAATTGCTTTTCGCTTGACTGGGGAAATACGCGCCTTCAAGTTAAACAAAAGAGTCTCTACTTTCAATAGATACTTGTGTCAAAAGATGCTTACCAATGAGATACAATACATCAACTATTTTCGGTCAAAGCTTCATCCCACTTCTGAGTATCAAAGGCATTTGAGATCCTTAGGCAGAGCTCGTCCGCTGACGAAGGGTTGGGATAGTGTCATTGCCGAACGAATAAGAGCGCACCGAGTTCAAATGTATGGACATGTTCAACCACAGTTTTTCCCTTTAAGAAAGCAAGTCCTCCCTCAAAGTGGGGCAAGTCTTCAGAACAGAAGTCTTCTCGCAACGGCTCCAGATTTCAGATGA